One Candidatus Abyssobacteria bacterium SURF_5 DNA segment encodes these proteins:
- a CDS encoding TonB-dependent receptor, producing MRAVITFLFLATIVFTSSSLFAEPADKSSGESQWTTISETEPVEPSEDQAELPSRQEPETLEPVVVTATRMETPIREVAASITVISEEEIVREQKIVVLDVLRGEPGLDIVQTGGPGGQASAFIRGAKSDHTLVLIDGIEMNDPSSPVRAFNFADLTTENIERIEVLRGPQSTLYGSDAIGGVINIITKKGSGKPRFYVSGEYGSYETFHETAGVSGGTDLVNYSLGISRLDTDGISAADEDDGNGEEDAYENTSVSTRVGWTPANILGLDFILRYYDTEVELDGFDPVTFRFADDPNSTEDTEALFLRAQARTFFFDSFWEQTLGVSFTDYRRRLRDDFDSAHPVDRSRSSYDGDLLKFDWQHNLALHDTNTLTVGVETEEESLKFHTFFDSGGFIMEDVFDEKSVRTTGYFLQDQIKLWDRFFTTLGIRLDDHEEFGSEVTYRIASAYLIPEFGTKLKATYGTGFKAPTLYQLFGAADPFFGPVGNPNLDPETSEGWDAGFEQEVLDGRITFGATYFRNEFDDLIDFLFGSGYVNIDEAEAEGVEVFAAVQPCEKLLVRANYTRTETEDKSTGEDLLRRPENKAGLDTTYRFLEKGIVNLGIIYVGDRLDVGNEDLGGYTLVNLAASYDISENVRVFGRIENLFDRDYHEVSNYGTAGVSAHAGLKLLF from the coding sequence ATGCGCGCAGTCATCACGTTTCTGTTCCTTGCAACAATCGTATTCACGAGTTCGTCACTTTTCGCCGAGCCGGCAGACAAATCCTCCGGCGAAAGTCAATGGACCACCATCAGCGAGACGGAGCCGGTGGAGCCCTCCGAAGACCAGGCAGAGTTGCCTTCGCGGCAGGAACCGGAGACCCTCGAGCCCGTGGTGGTAACCGCCACCCGCATGGAGACCCCGATCCGAGAGGTCGCGGCCTCCATAACTGTAATTTCCGAAGAGGAGATCGTGCGCGAGCAAAAGATCGTGGTGCTCGATGTTCTGCGTGGCGAGCCGGGGCTGGACATCGTGCAGACGGGAGGGCCCGGCGGGCAAGCATCGGCCTTTATCAGGGGAGCGAAATCCGATCATACGCTCGTACTGATAGACGGCATCGAAATGAATGATCCCAGTTCGCCGGTTCGCGCTTTCAATTTTGCCGATCTGACCACCGAAAACATCGAGCGCATCGAGGTGCTCCGCGGCCCCCAGAGCACGCTCTATGGTTCGGATGCCATCGGCGGCGTGATCAACATCATCACGAAGAAGGGGAGCGGAAAGCCCCGCTTCTATGTATCGGGCGAATACGGCTCATACGAGACGTTCCACGAGACAGCCGGCGTCAGCGGGGGAACTGATCTGGTGAACTATTCGCTCGGAATCTCGCGTCTCGACACCGACGGCATTTCGGCCGCGGACGAGGACGACGGGAATGGTGAAGAGGACGCGTATGAGAACACGTCGGTTTCAACGAGGGTGGGATGGACGCCCGCCAATATTCTGGGTCTTGACTTCATCCTGCGCTATTATGACACCGAGGTCGAGCTTGACGGATTTGATCCCGTCACCTTTCGCTTTGCGGACGATCCGAATTCCACCGAAGATACGGAGGCGCTTTTCTTGAGGGCGCAAGCGAGGACATTTTTCTTCGACAGCTTTTGGGAGCAGACCCTGGGGGTCTCCTTTACCGACTATAGAAGAAGGCTGCGGGATGATTTTGATTCCGCACATCCGGTGGACCGTTCGCGCTCCTCGTATGACGGAGATCTCCTGAAATTCGATTGGCAGCACAACCTCGCTCTCCATGACACGAACACCCTGACCGTGGGGGTGGAGACCGAGGAGGAATCGCTTAAGTTTCATACCTTTTTTGATTCCGGGGGCTTTATCATGGAAGATGTTTTCGACGAGAAATCGGTCCGGACCACCGGCTATTTCCTTCAGGATCAGATCAAGCTGTGGGACCGCTTCTTCACAACGCTGGGGATTCGCCTCGATGACCACGAGGAGTTCGGATCGGAAGTCACCTATCGTATAGCCTCGGCTTACCTCATTCCGGAGTTTGGAACCAAGCTCAAGGCGACATACGGAACCGGCTTCAAGGCGCCCACGCTTTACCAGCTTTTTGGCGCCGCCGACCCCTTCTTCGGACCGGTTGGCAATCCCAATCTGGACCCGGAAACAAGCGAGGGATGGGACGCCGGTTTCGAGCAGGAGGTGCTGGACGGGCGAATCACGTTCGGGGCGACATATTTCCGGAACGAGTTTGACGACCTCATCGATTTCCTTTTCGGGTCCGGCTACGTTAATATCGATGAGGCTGAAGCCGAGGGCGTTGAAGTGTTCGCAGCGGTTCAGCCATGCGAGAAACTGCTGGTCCGCGCCAACTACACGCGCACCGAAACCGAGGACAAGAGCACCGGAGAAGACCTTCTTCGCAGGCCGGAGAACAAGGCCGGGCTGGACACAACATATCGATTCCTGGAAAAAGGAATCGTCAACCTCGGCATCATCTATGTCGGCGACAGGCTCGATGTCGGCAATGAAGATTTGGGGGGATATACCTTGGTGAATTTGGCGGCCTCCTACGACATCAGCGAGAACGTCAGGGTTTTCGGACGCATCGAGAATCTCTTCGACAGGGATTATCACGAGGTGAGCAATTACGGCACCGCGGGCGTATCAGCGCATGCGGGATTGAAATTGTTATTCTGA
- the cobS gene encoding adenosylcobinamide-GDP ribazoletransferase, producing MMKSLLDTLQFLTTIPLRRVQADERLNVRLEFFPLVGILAGLVLATAGAALSVVFPPFVTGASVIVLLVFITGGLHLDGLADTADGFGSSRPREEILRIMRDSRTGAMGVIAVACVLALKIAAASSLAPQTRTQALLLMPVAGRCGMAVLMGYMPLARNEGLAAAVRPARATRQMIWSGAALLIIGWLAWGMNGVLVGLASLVALAPLSLLMLRKIGGITGDTLGATCEVVETVSLVIAAGIGFGSG from the coding sequence ATGATGAAATCACTGCTCGACACGCTCCAGTTCCTGACAACGATTCCGCTGCGCCGCGTCCAGGCGGATGAGCGGTTGAACGTCCGGCTGGAGTTTTTCCCGCTTGTCGGTATTCTGGCGGGACTCGTTCTCGCAACAGCCGGGGCGGCTCTTTCGGTTGTGTTTCCGCCGTTCGTCACGGGTGCGAGCGTCATCGTTCTGCTCGTGTTTATTACCGGCGGTCTGCATCTTGACGGCTTGGCCGACACCGCGGACGGCTTCGGCAGCTCGCGCCCGCGCGAGGAAATTTTGCGCATCATGCGCGACAGCCGCACCGGAGCGATGGGGGTGATTGCGGTGGCATGCGTCCTTGCACTCAAAATCGCCGCCGCCTCTTCATTAGCGCCCCAAACGCGAACACAGGCGCTGTTGCTGATGCCTGTAGCCGGCCGGTGTGGAATGGCCGTCCTCATGGGATACATGCCGCTTGCGCGGAACGAGGGGTTGGCCGCTGCAGTGCGCCCGGCGCGAGCGACTCGCCAGATGATCTGGTCGGGCGCCGCGCTGCTGATCATCGGTTGGCTGGCATGGGGAATGAACGGTGTTTTAGTCGGCTTGGCCTCCTTGGTGGCGCTTGCGCCGCTTTCACTCCTCATGTTGCGCAAGATCGGCGGGATAACCGGCGACACGCTCGGGGCCACGTGTGAGGTAGTCGAGACGGTTTCTCTTGTAATTGCGGCAGGCATCGGTTTCGGTAGTGGATAG